In the Drosophila biarmipes strain raj3 chromosome X, RU_DBia_V1.1, whole genome shotgun sequence genome, one interval contains:
- the LOC108026671 gene encoding WSCD family member CG9164 yields the protein MALQGWRFFGVSATIIIYIGGVLFLSMNNIPGSHPKRPRIERFAEFPSFHSPRFPMPSRKMTIRWCRELKYINRDLPIYADYKADFYTALPSDVSAALQSLPALTALASFPGSGNTWLRYLLQQSTGILTGSIYKDYGLLKTGFPAENVCNSSVLLVKTHEWGSKAWAPFSKAILLVRDPEKAIIAEFNRQSGGHIGFASPDRYKRTKGKYWQQFVSNKLKGWEVMNLSWARNFTGSIKVVFYDDLVQHTERELRSILEFLQFPVNEQLMRCAIMRKEGIFRRKKRLLSFDPYTEAMRAEVQSRRRIVYGLLGRQEP from the exons ATGGCACTACAAGGCTGGCGCTTTTTCGGTGTCTCGGCGACCATCATCATCTACATCGGCGGCGTCCTGTTCCTCTCCATGAACAACATCCCCGGCTCGCATCCCAAAAGACCGCGCATCGAACGCTTCGCCGAG TTTCCCAGCTTTCATAGTCCTCGGTTCCCGATGCCCAGCCGCAAGATGACGATACGCTGGTGTCGCGAACTGAAGTACATAAATCGAGATCTTCCAATCTACGCGGACTACAAGGCCGACTTCTACA CGGCCCTGCCCAGCGACGTCAGCGCCGCACTGCAATCCCTGCCAGCTCTGACGGCGCTGGCCAGCTTTCCGGGCAGCGGAAACACCTGGCTGCGCTACCTGCTGCAGCAGTCCACCGGCATCCTCACGGGCAGCATCTACAAGGACTACGGCCTGCTGAAGACCGGCTTTCCGGCGGAGAACGTCTGCAACAGCTCGGTGCTGCTGGTGAAGACCCACGAGTGGGGCAGCAAGGCGTGGGCCCCCTTCTCGAAGGCCATCCTCCTCGTCCGCGACCCGGAGAAGGCCATCATCGCCGAGTTCAATCGCCAGAGCGGCGGTCACATCGGCTTCGCCTCGCCGGATCGCTACAAGCGCACCAAGGGGAAAT ACTGGCAGCAGTTCGTGAGCAACAAGCTCAAGGGCTGGGAGGTGATGAACCTCAGCTGGGCGCGCAACTTCACGGGCAGCATCAAGGTGGTCTTCTACGACGACCTGGTGCAGCACACGGAGCGGGAGCTGCGCTCGATCCTGGAGTTCCTGCAGTTCCCGGTCAACGAGCAGCTGATGCGGTGCGCCATCATGCGCAAGGAGGGCATCTTCCGGCGGAAGAAGCGGCTGCTCTCCTTCGATCCGTACACGGAGGCCATGCGGGCGGAGGTGCAGAGCCGGCGGCGCATCGTCTACGGCCTGCTGGGGCGCCAGGAGCCGTAG